Proteins from a genomic interval of bacterium:
- a CDS encoding LptF/LptG family permease, whose product MFVLWRYIIKEHIGPFVFAICVITLVFILNLVFRELPRILSRGLEFSLILEFFMLNMAWIVALAVPMAVLVAALMAFGRLSGDNEIVAMKANGVSVLRMIFPVLLCAAGLALFLVWFNNSVLPDFNHRARLLASDIARKRPTLSLEAGVLYRDLPNYTLLVQNIVETPDTAYVDSVYIDDNSNPNSSTFITADRGKIYLNRRNGQLSLILFDGVMYKLNLEEMEQYQQLRFPKQVISISVPDMVMERSDSEYRGDREKSAAMMREEVGQNRKEIAAAVARMQAKTEGYFSRYLPDLELDPVGSKGRERPITLPLQLAPLLAENQRLRQELSADNNFIDGLDRKNYQLLVEIHKKYSIPVACLVFVLIGAPLGMMARRGSMTMAAGLSFGFFLLYWASLIGGEELADNQIISPFVAMWLADLLVGAVGLYLLLSAVRESTLFNPAAVRTFFERFRRKSRRGLRASAAEDAY is encoded by the coding sequence ATGTTCGTGCTCTGGCGCTACATCATCAAGGAACACATCGGACCTTTCGTCTTCGCCATCTGCGTGATCACGCTGGTCTTCATTCTGAACCTGGTCTTCCGCGAGCTGCCGCGCATTCTCAGCCGCGGCCTGGAATTCAGCTTGATCCTCGAGTTCTTTATGCTTAACATGGCCTGGATCGTCGCCCTCGCGGTGCCTATGGCCGTGCTGGTTGCCGCCCTGATGGCCTTCGGCCGTCTCTCCGGTGACAACGAAATCGTCGCCATGAAAGCCAACGGCGTCAGTGTGCTGCGCATGATTTTCCCGGTGCTGCTCTGCGCGGCGGGCCTCGCTCTTTTCCTGGTCTGGTTCAACAATTCCGTCCTGCCCGACTTTAACCACCGCGCCCGCCTGCTCGCCTCCGACATCGCGCGCAAACGCCCAACCCTTTCCCTTGAAGCCGGGGTGCTCTACCGCGACCTGCCGAACTATACCCTGCTCGTGCAGAACATCGTCGAGACCCCGGATACCGCCTATGTGGATTCAGTCTATATCGATGACAACTCTAATCCCAACTCGAGCACCTTCATCACCGCCGATCGCGGCAAGATCTACCTCAACCGCCGCAATGGCCAGCTGAGCCTCATCCTCTTTGATGGGGTCATGTACAAGCTTAATCTGGAGGAGATGGAGCAGTATCAGCAGCTGCGTTTCCCAAAACAGGTCATTTCGATCAGCGTTCCGGATATGGTGATGGAACGCAGCGATTCGGAGTACCGCGGCGACCGCGAAAAGAGCGCCGCCATGATGCGCGAGGAGGTCGGTCAGAATCGCAAGGAGATCGCTGCCGCGGTCGCGCGGATGCAGGCCAAGACTGAAGGCTATTTTTCCCGTTATCTGCCTGACCTGGAGCTGGACCCCGTTGGCAGCAAGGGCCGGGAGCGTCCGATCACCTTGCCGCTGCAGCTCGCCCCCCTGCTGGCTGAAAATCAGCGTCTCCGGCAGGAGCTGAGCGCCGACAACAATTTTATCGATGGTCTGGACCGCAAGAACTACCAGCTGCTGGTGGAGATCCATAAAAAATACTCGATCCCGGTCGCCTGCCTGGTCTTCGTCCTGATCGGCGCCCCGCTGGGGATGATGGCCCGCCGCGGCTCGATGACGATGGCCGCCGGTTTAAGCTTTGGCTTTTTCCTGCTCTACTGGGCCTCGCTGATTGGTGGCGAAGAACTCGCCGACAACCAGATCATCTCGCCCTTCGTGGCCATGTGGCTGGCCGACCTGCTGGTCGGCGCTGTGGGCCTTTACCTGCTCCTCTCTGCAGTGCGCGAATCGACGCTCTTCAATCCCGCGGCGGTACGGACCTTCTTCGAACGCTTCCGGCGTAAATCCCGGCGCGGCCTGCGCGCATCGGCCGCAGAAGACGCGTACTAG
- a CDS encoding LptF/LptG family permease: protein MNLLDRYLLRKFIGVLVFALFAFICIFIIVDGIEKLDTFLDKQVPYSIIFKLYLYYTPYIITLTLPVAMLLSSLFSVGTMAKQNEIVAQIASGRSLYRILTPVFLLALIISLGAIWFGEAVVPRASASRAQLIDQYVEKQREIWRKRVNNVYARDDQERRINMRWFDTVSNTGHMINIRRFAGLELELHIYASRMEWQDSTWVLFEGVERLFTQGAEQVRTFDKMVLEGENLRPADFAKILKKPEEMSYRELSSFIVEVERNGGDPNHWLVDLYHKIAIPFANFIIVLFGAPLSSPKRRSGTATGFGISLAVCFIYFGIVKTAQSMGQNGLLSPLIAAWSANLIFFVAGIWVLLKAPK, encoded by the coding sequence ATGAATCTTCTCGATCGTTACCTGCTGCGCAAGTTTATCGGAGTGCTTGTCTTTGCCCTCTTCGCGTTCATCTGCATCTTTATCATCGTCGACGGCATCGAAAAACTCGACACCTTTCTCGACAAGCAGGTACCGTACAGCATCATCTTCAAGCTCTACCTCTACTATACCCCCTATATCATCACTTTGACCCTGCCGGTGGCGATGCTCCTCTCCAGCCTCTTCAGCGTCGGGACCATGGCCAAACAAAACGAGATCGTCGCCCAGATCGCTTCAGGCCGCTCCCTCTATCGCATCCTCACGCCGGTCTTCCTCCTGGCTTTGATCATCAGCCTCGGCGCGATCTGGTTCGGCGAAGCTGTAGTACCACGTGCCAGCGCCAGCCGCGCCCAGCTCATCGACCAGTACGTGGAAAAACAGCGGGAGATTTGGCGCAAACGGGTGAACAATGTCTATGCCCGCGATGATCAGGAGCGGCGCATCAACATGCGCTGGTTCGATACCGTCAGCAACACCGGGCACATGATCAACATCCGCCGTTTTGCGGGTCTGGAACTCGAACTCCATATCTATGCCAGCCGGATGGAATGGCAGGACAGCACGTGGGTTTTGTTCGAGGGGGTGGAACGTCTTTTTACACAGGGAGCCGAACAGGTCCGCACCTTCGATAAGATGGTGCTGGAGGGGGAGAACCTGCGGCCCGCCGATTTCGCCAAGATTCTAAAGAAGCCGGAGGAGATGTCCTATCGCGAGCTGAGCAGTTTTATCGTCGAGGTGGAGCGCAATGGCGGTGATCCGAACCACTGGCTGGTCGATCTCTACCACAAGATCGCCATCCCCTTCGCCAATTTCATAATTGTCCTCTTCGGCGCCCCGCTCTCCTCCCCCAAGCGGCGCAGCGGCACCGCCACCGGGTTCGGCATCAGTCTGGCGGTATGCTTTATCTATTTCGGCATTGTCAAGACCGCGCAATCGATGGGCCAGAACGGCCTGCTCTCTCCGCTGATCGCGGCCTGGTCGGCCAATCTCATTTTCTTCGTCGCCGGGATCTGGGTGCTGCTCAAGGCGCCGAAATAG
- the mutY gene encoding A/G-specific adenine glycosylase has translation MSGRTARTRARADAGASTAGPDWPDAAWLQRCRAALLAWFGSSARRLPWRENRDPYRVWISEIMLQQTQVKQVMPYFERFLVRFPDVAALAVAPLDEVLKAWEGMGYYARARNLHRAAGRIMGEHSGVFPQEPEAVRALPGVGVYTAAAILSIAFGRPEVVVDGNVARVIARLAALPEEARSAAGRQKIAALAADFFDPGHPGDFNEAMMELGALICTPRSPACAACPVAECCAAQREGDPERYPVRRPSRAKPHHQIAAALIWRGRELLIARRREEGLLGGLWEFPGGKQAPGESLEETAVRETAEEVGLSIRVVAKFMSVEHAYTHFSITLHVFQSLWLSGEPACRACSDWRWITLEQLRDFAFPRANGRVIEALLTKNAGPPAI, from the coding sequence ATGAGCGGCCGAACCGCGCGCACCAGGGCGCGCGCTGACGCTGGCGCCAGCACGGCAGGGCCGGATTGGCCGGATGCAGCTTGGCTGCAGCGGTGCCGGGCTGCGCTGCTCGCCTGGTTCGGCTCTTCGGCGCGGCGTCTTCCCTGGCGCGAAAACCGCGATCCCTACCGGGTGTGGATCTCGGAGATCATGCTGCAGCAAACCCAGGTCAAGCAGGTGATGCCCTATTTTGAGCGATTTTTGGTGCGCTTCCCGGACGTGGCGGCCCTCGCCGTTGCGCCCCTGGATGAGGTGCTCAAGGCCTGGGAGGGGATGGGCTATTATGCCCGGGCGCGTAATCTCCATCGCGCAGCCGGCCGGATCATGGGCGAACACAGCGGCGTTTTTCCGCAGGAGCCTGAGGCTGTGCGCGCCCTGCCGGGCGTCGGCGTCTATACGGCGGCGGCGATCCTCAGCATCGCTTTCGGTCGGCCAGAGGTGGTGGTCGATGGCAATGTCGCCCGGGTGATCGCGCGGCTGGCCGCCCTCCCCGAGGAGGCCCGGTCGGCGGCGGGCCGGCAAAAAATCGCGGCCCTGGCGGCCGATTTTTTCGATCCAGGACATCCGGGTGATTTCAATGAGGCGATGATGGAACTTGGGGCGCTGATCTGCACGCCGCGCTCGCCCGCCTGCGCGGCGTGTCCGGTCGCGGAGTGCTGCGCTGCGCAGCGCGAAGGCGATCCGGAACGCTATCCCGTCAGGCGTCCGTCCAGAGCCAAACCCCATCACCAGATTGCAGCGGCCTTGATCTGGCGCGGCCGGGAACTGCTGATCGCCCGGCGGCGTGAAGAAGGGCTGCTCGGGGGATTGTGGGAGTTTCCCGGGGGCAAGCAGGCGCCGGGGGAAAGTCTCGAGGAGACCGCGGTGCGTGAAACCGCCGAAGAGGTGGGGCTCTCGATCCGGGTGGTGGCGAAATTCATGAGCGTGGAGCACGCCTATACCCACTTCTCCATCACCTTGCACGTGTTTCAGAGTCTCTGGCTCAGTGGCGAGCCGGCCTGCAGGGCATGCAGCGACTGGCGCTGGATTACTCTGGAGCAACTGCGGGATTTTGCCTTCCCGCGGGCCAACGGCCGAGTCATTGAGGCGCTGCTGACAAAAAACGCCGGGCCACCGGCGATTTGA
- a CDS encoding nitroreductase family protein has protein sequence MQTLMELIRARRSVRRFTEQPVERAVLQQCVEAARLAPSAENVQPWRFLIVDDPAVKAQLAAGAFTGLYRATRWAEKAPVLVVLFAELDILANRLGKGMTGIPYYLIDTGIAGEHFCLQAAELGLGTCWIGWFSPDGLRRALGVPRRLRPVAIFAVGYSAHTNTPEKKRRLAAEICWFNAIGRSA, from the coding sequence GTGCAGACGCTGATGGAACTCATCCGGGCTCGGCGGAGCGTACGCCGTTTCACGGAGCAGCCGGTGGAGCGTGCAGTGTTGCAGCAGTGTGTCGAGGCGGCGCGGCTGGCGCCCTCGGCGGAGAACGTCCAGCCCTGGCGCTTTCTGATCGTCGATGATCCGGCGGTCAAGGCACAACTGGCGGCGGGGGCGTTCACAGGCCTCTACCGGGCGACGCGCTGGGCCGAAAAGGCCCCGGTGCTGGTAGTCCTGTTTGCCGAGCTCGATATTCTGGCCAACCGCCTTGGCAAAGGGATGACCGGCATCCCCTATTATCTCATCGATACCGGGATAGCGGGCGAGCATTTCTGTCTGCAGGCGGCGGAGCTTGGCCTAGGCACCTGCTGGATCGGCTGGTTCAGCCCGGATGGATTGCGCCGGGCACTCGGCGTGCCGCGCCGGCTGCGGCCAGTGGCGATCTTTGCCGTGGGCTATTCCGCGCATACCAACACGCCGGAGAAAAAACGGCGTCTGGCTGCAGAGATTTGCTGGTTCAATGCGATCGGGCGCTCCGCATGA
- a CDS encoding glycosyltransferase, with translation MSGENQPLVSVIIASYKQQHYIFDALASVFDQECQFPFEVIVVDSSGDDTATLVQERFPKTRVLALPQRAFPGSARNAGLEIARGQFFAFTDTDCVVDRRWLHFLVAAHHQGYPVVGGLVRNGTPYSLFGTLDYLLECSDLMTPHASTDKDHFGTGNVSFSRGIYDEFGPFASQIKGSDNMYFRKIHGAGLTLYWEPKAVIWHRNRTRLRKILRNQYELGIGAAQNRRKNPLRGRIFIRYPLLLPLMPLVRTGLIGERLLRYSPLNFLKFLLLLPLVLLCLIWYTVGFWRGCRSPLDQTPR, from the coding sequence ATGTCCGGAGAAAATCAGCCCCTGGTCTCGGTGATCATCGCCTCCTACAAGCAGCAGCACTACATTTTCGATGCCCTCGCTTCGGTGTTTGACCAGGAATGCCAGTTTCCCTTTGAAGTCATCGTCGTCGATTCGAGCGGAGATGATACCGCCACCCTGGTGCAGGAACGCTTCCCGAAGACCCGCGTCCTCGCGCTGCCGCAGCGCGCCTTCCCCGGCAGCGCCCGCAACGCCGGCCTCGAGATCGCTCGCGGCCAGTTCTTCGCCTTCACCGACACCGACTGCGTGGTCGACCGCCGCTGGCTGCACTTCCTGGTCGCCGCCCATCACCAGGGCTACCCCGTTGTCGGCGGCCTGGTGCGCAACGGCACCCCGTACAGTCTCTTCGGCACCCTCGATTACCTGCTGGAATGCAGCGACCTGATGACTCCTCATGCCAGCACCGACAAGGACCATTTCGGCACCGGCAACGTCTCCTTCTCCCGCGGGATCTATGACGAATTCGGCCCCTTCGCCAGCCAGATCAAGGGGAGCGACAATATGTACTTTCGCAAGATCCATGGCGCCGGCCTGACACTCTACTGGGAACCGAAGGCGGTCATCTGGCATCGCAACCGCACCCGGCTGCGCAAGATCCTGCGCAACCAGTACGAACTCGGCATCGGCGCAGCGCAAAATCGCCGTAAGAATCCACTGCGGGGCCGGATTTTCATCCGCTATCCCCTGCTCCTGCCCTTGATGCCCCTGGTGCGCACCGGCCTGATCGGAGAGCGCTTGCTGCGCTACAGTCCCCTCAATTTCCTCAAGTTTCTGCTCCTGCTGCCTCTGGTGTTGCTCTGCCTGATATGGTACACCGTTGGTTTCTGGCGCGGCTGCCGCTCGCCTCTCGATCAGACTCCACGGTAG
- a CDS encoding NAD+ synthase gives MAESLFRLALAQINPVVGDLQGNGRQIAEKMAEAARAGCDLVAFPELALTGYPPEDLLLRRQFIADQREQLQILAAESGECLSVVGVVDEVQGRLFNAAAVLHRGGILGVYHKVNLPNYSVFDEERYFEAGRQPLVLDLGTLRIGLSICEDIWIEESVVEAEALEAGADLLLNISASPFYSNKGEERLALMQARARRCGSIVAYVNLVGGQDELVFDGRSLVVAADGRLLAAGGGFQEDFLFIDWPVREFAELRRARTRLGAAPITGLATALLLPLEWNPGSKPELRTAPRNIAPVKNEVEEIYQALLLGIRDYTRKNGFDKVTLGLSGGIDSALVAVLAADALGPDRVVAVTMPSQYSSGGSVTDSEELARNLGIDLLTLPVAPTFQSYLETLKTTFAGKSPDLTEENLQARIRGNLLMALSNKFGWMVLVTGNKSEVSVGYCTIYGDMAGGFSPLKDVYKTMVYALSEYRNKLAGRDLIPRAIIDKAPSAELRPNQTDQQSLPPYDLLDAVLEMYVEKEMGAAEIIAQGFDAATVRKVARLVDLAEYKRRQAAPGIKITPRAFGKDRRMPITNRYRGV, from the coding sequence ATGGCTGAATCGCTCTTCCGCTTGGCACTGGCGCAGATCAATCCGGTGGTCGGAGATCTGCAGGGTAATGGCCGCCAGATTGCCGAAAAAATGGCCGAGGCGGCACGGGCCGGCTGCGATCTTGTCGCCTTTCCCGAGCTGGCGCTGACCGGCTATCCGCCAGAGGATTTGCTGCTGCGCCGCCAGTTCATCGCCGATCAGCGCGAGCAGTTGCAGATCCTCGCCGCCGAAAGCGGCGAATGCCTGAGCGTCGTCGGTGTTGTCGATGAAGTGCAGGGGCGGCTCTTCAATGCCGCCGCTGTGCTTCATCGCGGCGGGATCCTTGGCGTCTACCACAAGGTGAACCTGCCCAACTACAGCGTCTTCGACGAGGAACGTTATTTCGAGGCCGGGCGGCAGCCCCTGGTCCTCGATCTCGGCACGCTGCGTATCGGCCTGAGCATTTGCGAGGATATCTGGATCGAGGAGAGCGTTGTGGAGGCCGAAGCCCTGGAGGCTGGCGCTGACCTCCTGCTCAATATCTCCGCCTCACCCTTTTACAGCAACAAGGGGGAGGAGCGGCTGGCGCTGATGCAGGCACGGGCGCGCCGCTGCGGCAGCATCGTCGCCTACGTCAATCTGGTCGGCGGTCAGGATGAGCTGGTCTTCGACGGCCGCAGCCTGGTCGTGGCCGCAGACGGCCGGCTCCTCGCCGCGGGCGGCGGCTTCCAGGAGGATTTCCTTTTCATCGACTGGCCGGTACGCGAGTTCGCTGAGCTGCGACGCGCCCGCACCCGGCTGGGTGCGGCGCCCATCACCGGTCTCGCGACCGCTCTGCTCCTCCCGCTCGAGTGGAATCCCGGCAGCAAACCGGAGCTTCGGACCGCACCGCGCAACATCGCCCCGGTCAAAAATGAGGTCGAAGAGATCTATCAGGCGCTCTTGCTGGGCATCCGCGACTATACCCGCAAGAATGGTTTCGACAAGGTGACTCTGGGCCTGAGCGGCGGCATCGATTCCGCCCTCGTGGCGGTTCTGGCCGCGGACGCCCTCGGCCCGGACCGGGTCGTGGCGGTCACCATGCCCTCGCAGTATTCCTCGGGCGGCAGCGTTACCGATTCGGAGGAACTGGCGAGGAACCTCGGGATCGATCTGCTCACTCTGCCGGTTGCGCCGACCTTCCAGTCCTACCTCGAGACCCTCAAAACGACCTTCGCCGGCAAATCGCCCGACCTCACCGAGGAGAATTTGCAGGCGCGCATCCGTGGCAATCTGCTGATGGCCCTTTCGAATAAATTCGGCTGGATGGTCCTGGTGACCGGCAACAAGAGCGAGGTGAGTGTCGGTTATTGCACGATCTATGGCGATATGGCCGGAGGTTTTTCTCCCCTCAAGGATGTCTACAAGACGATGGTCTATGCCTTGTCGGAGTATCGCAACAAGCTGGCGGGCCGCGATCTGATCCCGCGGGCGATCATTGACAAGGCCCCCTCCGCTGAGCTGCGGCCCAATCAAACCGATCAGCAAAGTCTGCCGCCTTATGACCTCCTCGATGCCGTTCTCGAGATGTATGTGGAAAAGGAGATGGGCGCCGCGGAGATCATCGCCCAGGGCTTTGATGCGGCGACGGTGCGCAAGGTGGCGCGGTTGGTCGATCTGGCGGAATACAAACGCCGCCAGGCAGCGCCGGGCATCAAGATCACGCCGCGTGCTTTCGGCAAGGACCGGCGCATGCCCATCACCAACCGCTACCGTGGAGTCTGA
- the rfbB gene encoding dTDP-glucose 4,6-dehydratase — protein MTRYLVTGGAGFIGSNFVHYLLAKYGPEVEIINIDKLTYAGNLDNLKDIAQTPNHRFVHGDICDARLVEELMPQADVVVNFAAESHVDRSIGAPDDFIKTDIYGAFVLLEAARKSGVRKFIQISTDEVYGSILSGSFRETDRLEPSSPYSASKAGADRLAFSYFVTYGLPVVITRCSNNYGPYQYPEKLIPLFVTNALEDKNLPIYGDGLNVRDWIYVMDHCDAIDFLINNGENGQVYNVGSGNERTNLDITDIILRELGKPESLKTYVADRLGHDRRYSVDTARIRSLGWQPKYTFEEAMVHTIQWYKTNPWWWSKLKTGEYLAFYRQNYKRDL, from the coding sequence ATGACACGTTATCTCGTCACCGGCGGCGCCGGTTTCATCGGCAGCAATTTCGTTCACTATCTCCTCGCCAAATACGGGCCGGAGGTGGAGATCATCAACATCGACAAACTGACCTACGCGGGCAACCTTGACAATCTCAAGGACATCGCCCAGACCCCCAACCACCGCTTCGTCCACGGCGATATCTGTGATGCCCGGCTGGTGGAGGAGCTGATGCCGCAGGCCGATGTCGTCGTCAATTTCGCAGCGGAGAGCCACGTCGACCGCTCCATCGGCGCCCCCGACGACTTTATCAAGACCGACATCTACGGCGCCTTTGTCCTGCTCGAGGCGGCGCGCAAGTCCGGCGTCCGGAAATTCATCCAGATCAGCACCGACGAGGTCTATGGCAGCATTCTCTCCGGCTCCTTCAGGGAGACCGACCGGCTCGAGCCCTCGAGCCCCTACTCCGCCTCCAAGGCAGGCGCCGACCGCCTCGCCTTTTCCTATTTTGTCACTTATGGCCTGCCAGTGGTGATCACCCGCTGTTCCAACAACTACGGCCCCTATCAATACCCGGAAAAGCTCATCCCCCTCTTCGTCACCAACGCCCTGGAGGATAAAAACCTGCCGATCTACGGGGACGGCCTGAACGTCCGCGACTGGATCTACGTGATGGACCACTGCGACGCCATCGATTTTCTCATCAATAATGGTGAAAACGGTCAAGTCTACAACGTCGGCTCCGGCAACGAGCGCACCAATCTCGATATCACCGACATCATTCTGCGTGAACTGGGCAAACCGGAGAGTCTGAAGACCTATGTCGCCGACCGCCTCGGTCACGACCGCCGCTATTCAGTCGATACCGCCCGGATCCGCAGCCTGGGCTGGCAGCCGAAATATACCTTCGAGGAGGCAATGGTCCATACCATCCAGTGGTACAAAACCAATCCCTGGTGGTGGAGCAAGCTCAAGACCGGCGAATACCTCGCCTTCTACAGACAAAATTACAAGCGCGATCTCTAA
- the wecB gene encoding UDP-N-acetylglucosamine 2-epimerase (non-hydrolyzing), translating to MRTILNVVGARPNFIKMAPIHRRMLEHGGVHPILVHTGQHYDAKMSHAFFTELGMPEPDQFLGVGSGSHAEQTGAVMIALEKLLLEIKPDALVVVGDVNSTLAAALTAAKLHVPIAHVEAGLRSGDRTMPEEINRILTDAIASWLFITEQSGWDHLRAEGVPAQRMHFVGNVMIDSLSEHLEKSRRYPILEELQVAPGKYALLTLHRPSNVDNPLLLGTIITALEELQKDLRIVFPVHPRTEKMIARFGLDPRLRAMKNLIRVEPLGYLAFLRLMSAAAYVLTDSGGIQEETTWLNVPCLTLRESTERPITVTLGSNRLVPLEARAILEHAALARSGRLVRKSVPPLWDGRASERIVDILLS from the coding sequence ATGCGGACCATTCTCAACGTTGTCGGCGCCCGGCCAAATTTCATAAAGATGGCCCCGATTCACCGCCGCATGCTGGAACACGGCGGGGTGCACCCGATTCTGGTGCATACCGGCCAGCATTATGACGCCAAAATGTCGCACGCCTTTTTCACCGAGTTGGGCATGCCCGAACCCGACCAGTTCCTCGGGGTCGGATCCGGCAGCCATGCCGAACAAACCGGCGCGGTGATGATCGCCCTGGAAAAGCTGCTGCTGGAGATCAAACCCGATGCCCTGGTCGTGGTCGGTGATGTAAATTCCACCCTGGCAGCGGCCCTTACCGCTGCCAAACTACACGTACCGATCGCCCATGTCGAAGCGGGGCTGCGCAGCGGCGACCGCACCATGCCCGAGGAGATCAACCGCATCCTCACCGACGCCATCGCCAGTTGGCTCTTCATCACCGAGCAAAGCGGCTGGGATCATCTGCGCGCAGAGGGGGTGCCGGCGCAGCGGATGCACTTTGTCGGCAACGTCATGATCGACTCACTGAGCGAGCATCTCGAAAAGTCCCGCCGCTACCCCATCCTGGAGGAACTGCAGGTTGCGCCGGGTAAATATGCGCTGCTGACGCTGCATCGCCCCTCGAACGTTGACAACCCACTCCTCCTCGGCACCATCATCACCGCCCTGGAGGAACTGCAGAAGGATCTTCGCATCGTTTTTCCGGTCCATCCACGGACCGAAAAAATGATCGCCCGCTTTGGCCTTGATCCGCGCCTGCGGGCTATGAAAAACCTAATCCGGGTTGAACCCCTCGGCTATCTCGCCTTTCTGCGGCTGATGAGCGCGGCGGCTTATGTGCTCACCGATTCCGGTGGCATCCAGGAAGAGACCACCTGGCTCAATGTGCCCTGCCTGACCCTTCGCGAAAGCACGGAGCGGCCGATCACGGTGACGCTCGGCAGTAACCGCCTTGTCCCGCTGGAGGCCAGGGCAATCCTCGAGCACGCGGCGCTCGCGCGCTCCGGCCGGCTGGTGCGCAAAAGCGTCCCGCCACTGTGGGACGGCCGCGCCAGTGAGCGCATCGTCGATATTCTGCTTTCATGA
- a CDS encoding SLBB domain-containing protein: MKKWLIFGIIALLQNAQAQDALQNMLGNSLRERMQKTTSPVLAPAVALEKEIDAAEYYVGPGDQFLILVGGTGNDNLEAVVSPEGDLILPAIGAIPVANRSLRDAKSAILERLATKYTSRGITVHLTMPRSFKVSVAGAVQNPGLVEVTGASRAAEAIDLAGGLIQPLKVQSKTEQVMIQTPATQESSVRTSRMNPVIQIEYTAGSKRNISIRRRNGELVHVDLQKYTLTGDLGVNPCLRDGDVIIVPNEESTAGRISIFGALKSPDAFEFAPGDRVCDLIDMAHGFTTDADSSAIELVRFRGAGSSTFKEVLSLPPDDPAARAQTLNYPLQPDDRLYVRFQPKFHETRNVEVTGEVYYPGIYAISDGETHLTDLIQRAGGLTKEASLKNAFIQRRAQEDLADPEFERLKKMTVAEMTENEKTYFKIKSRERVGGMGVDFSALFERGDKSQDVLLRDRDLINIPAKEQTVKVSGQVVNPGLYPYQPGKTLKHYLNEAGGFNWNARKSRVRIIRSQTGEWTKPKDDTIVEIGDTVFVPEKPERDYWEQARSLITVIAQMAMIYSVIYNAQRN, encoded by the coding sequence ATGAAAAAATGGTTGATCTTTGGTATCATTGCCTTGCTGCAGAACGCCCAGGCCCAGGATGCACTGCAGAATATGCTGGGCAACTCCCTGCGCGAGAGAATGCAGAAGACCACCTCGCCGGTCCTGGCGCCGGCTGTTGCCCTCGAAAAGGAGATTGATGCGGCTGAATACTACGTCGGCCCCGGGGACCAGTTTCTCATCCTCGTCGGCGGCACGGGCAATGATAATCTCGAGGCGGTGGTTTCGCCGGAAGGTGACCTGATCCTTCCTGCCATCGGGGCCATCCCGGTGGCGAACCGGTCACTTCGCGACGCTAAAAGCGCAATCCTCGAACGCCTGGCCACCAAGTATACCAGCCGGGGCATCACCGTCCATTTAACCATGCCGCGCAGCTTCAAGGTTTCCGTCGCCGGCGCCGTCCAGAATCCCGGCTTGGTCGAGGTGACCGGCGCCAGCCGGGCCGCAGAAGCCATCGATCTCGCCGGAGGCCTGATCCAGCCCCTTAAGGTGCAGTCCAAGACCGAACAGGTCATGATCCAGACGCCAGCGACCCAGGAAAGTTCAGTACGAACCTCGAGGATGAATCCTGTGATCCAGATCGAGTATACCGCCGGCTCCAAACGCAACATCAGCATCCGGCGCCGGAATGGCGAACTGGTCCATGTCGATCTGCAAAAATACACCCTCACCGGCGATCTTGGCGTCAATCCCTGCCTTCGCGACGGTGATGTCATCATCGTTCCCAACGAGGAGAGCACTGCCGGACGGATCTCCATCTTCGGCGCCCTCAAAAGCCCCGATGCCTTCGAATTCGCGCCCGGCGACCGCGTCTGCGACCTCATCGATATGGCGCACGGTTTCACCACCGATGCCGATTCGAGCGCCATCGAGCTGGTACGCTTCCGCGGTGCAGGATCGAGCACCTTCAAGGAGGTTCTCAGTTTGCCGCCGGACGACCCGGCCGCGCGTGCCCAAACCCTGAACTATCCCCTCCAGCCCGACGACCGACTCTATGTCCGGTTTCAACCCAAATTCCATGAGACCCGTAATGTCGAGGTGACCGGTGAGGTCTATTATCCCGGCATCTATGCCATCAGCGATGGAGAGACCCATCTGACCGATCTGATCCAGCGCGCCGGCGGCCTGACCAAGGAGGCCTCCCTCAAGAACGCCTTCATCCAGCGCCGTGCCCAGGAGGATCTAGCCGATCCCGAATTCGAGCGCCTTAAAAAGATGACTGTTGCAGAGATGACCGAAAACGAAAAGACCTATTTCAAGATCAAATCACGCGAGCGCGTGGGCGGCATGGGTGTCGATTTTTCCGCCCTCTTTGAGAGGGGCGACAAATCGCAGGACGTCCTCCTGCGCGATCGCGATCTCATCAATATCCCTGCCAAGGAGCAGACCGTCAAGGTTTCAGGACAGGTGGTCAATCCCGGACTCTATCCCTATCAGCCGGGGAAAACCCTCAAACACTATCTCAACGAAGCGGGAGGGTTTAACTGGAACGCTCGTAAAAGCAGGGTGCGCATCATCCGCAGCCAGACCGGGGAATGGACCAAGCCCAAGGATGATACCATCGTCGAAATCGGCGACACCGTCTTCGTCCCAGAAAAGCCGGAGCGCGACTACTGGGAACAGGCGCGCAGCCTGATCACCGTCATCGCCCAGATGGCGATGATCTATTCGGTCATCTACAACGCGCAGCGGAATTGA